Proteins from a genomic interval of Kitasatospora herbaricolor:
- a CDS encoding tyrosine-type recombinase/integrase gives MARVWIEDRATQKDYAAAMEKWRAAKKAGSKRAEPGRWRVRWYGPDGKPKALTCAKLPQAEKEQQELIQRLDKGTYRDPKQGKALFSEVAEQWYGALRRPGERTKADYRELLDLYVLPKWGTWPVASIRWEDVSAWLTVLCETPGKRGRVLSPARIGKTHLVLSMVMKYAVKTGKVSTSPAADHELPPDEDDDDHVYLTHEQVADLVEAAGPNGLLLLVLAYCGIRWGEASALKVGRVQLGARRLRIVQAYTRQRGGGLLLKDVKNHEKRSVPLLASLVSDLKAVVDRRPTDQLVFRGAGGEAMTYWEFRSGIFDPAVKAAGLDGLGITPHKLRHTAASLAIAAGADVKVVQQMLGHKSAAMTLDVYGHLFPERLDEVADALDIGRAAALAARTALAA, from the coding sequence ATGGCCAGGGTCTGGATTGAAGACCGGGCGACACAGAAGGACTACGCCGCCGCGATGGAGAAGTGGCGGGCGGCGAAGAAGGCCGGCAGTAAGCGCGCCGAGCCCGGCCGATGGCGGGTCCGCTGGTACGGGCCGGACGGCAAGCCGAAGGCGCTGACCTGCGCCAAGCTGCCGCAGGCAGAGAAGGAACAGCAGGAGCTCATCCAGCGCCTCGACAAGGGCACCTACCGGGACCCGAAGCAGGGCAAGGCGCTGTTCTCCGAGGTCGCCGAGCAGTGGTACGGGGCGCTCCGCCGGCCCGGGGAGCGCACCAAGGCTGACTACCGGGAGCTGCTCGACCTCTACGTCCTGCCGAAGTGGGGGACGTGGCCGGTCGCGTCGATCCGGTGGGAGGACGTCTCCGCGTGGCTGACCGTGCTGTGCGAGACGCCCGGCAAGCGCGGGCGGGTCCTGTCACCGGCCCGGATCGGCAAGACGCACCTAGTGCTCTCCATGGTGATGAAGTACGCCGTGAAGACCGGCAAGGTGTCGACCAGCCCGGCCGCCGATCACGAGCTTCCGCCAGACGAGGACGACGACGATCACGTCTACCTCACGCACGAGCAGGTCGCCGACCTGGTCGAGGCGGCCGGCCCGAACGGCCTGCTCCTCCTGGTGCTGGCCTACTGCGGGATCCGCTGGGGTGAGGCGTCGGCACTGAAGGTCGGCCGGGTGCAGCTCGGCGCCCGCCGGCTGCGCATCGTGCAGGCATACACCCGCCAGCGTGGCGGCGGGCTGCTGCTCAAGGACGTGAAGAACCACGAGAAGCGGTCCGTCCCGCTCCTGGCGTCACTGGTCTCGGACCTCAAGGCCGTGGTCGACCGGCGCCCGACCGATCAGCTGGTGTTCCGCGGCGCGGGCGGCGAGGCGATGACGTACTGGGAGTTCCGGTCCGGCATCTTCGACCCTGCGGTGAAGGCGGCCGGCCTCGACGGGCTCGGCATCACCCCGCACAAGCTGCGGCACACGGCGGCCTCGCTCGCCATCGCGGCCGGCGCGGACGTGAAGGTCGTGCAGCAGATGCTCGGCCACAAGTCGGCGGCCATGACCCTGGACGTCTACGGGCACCTGTTCCCGGAGCGGCTGGACGAGGTCGCGGACGCCCTCGACATCGGCCGGGCGGCCGCACTCGCGGCCCGTACTGCGCTCGCCGCCTAG
- a CDS encoding helix-turn-helix domain-containing protein — protein MQDESLTPAQAAVLVNVTEKTLSNWRYLGVGPTYRKLSPGRGGRVRYSRRGVEKWLDAQTIAA, from the coding sequence GTGCAGGACGAGAGCCTGACGCCGGCTCAAGCTGCCGTGCTGGTGAACGTCACCGAGAAGACCCTGTCGAACTGGCGGTACTTGGGCGTAGGCCCGACCTACCGCAAGCTCTCGCCCGGCCGAGGCGGACGCGTCCGCTACAGCCGGCGCGGCGTCGAGAAGTGGCTCGACGCCCAGACCATCGCGGCATGA
- a CDS encoding DUF3987 domain-containing protein, translating to MVSALDRVRDALTSHGSRSDQTGRSWQCPAHEDRNPSLSVGAGTKGADVVLHCHAGCANEDVVAALGLTLADLYDEPAQKKDSRPVKVAEYPYCDENGELLYKVARYTPKTFRQFAADGTPSVKGIRRVPYRLPAVLAEARAGGLVLIVEGEKDVDNLATAGVVATCNAGGAGKWTDDHTRHLLGAGEIVVVADKDGPGRAHAAQVAESLQRAGIPHRVVEPAAGKDVSDHLAAGLGFAELVTVDPRPTYPTIPNQSQPADPHGDSGISGTRFEDDGWDVPIPLDARPLPPFPVEHLGELGAFVTANAASLQVPPDLVAFAALATISTATGGRRQVRVKADWRESLALYLAALADSSEKKTPALNAAAAPLREIEDILIEAARPQVEAMAQEIRITQGQMAKAEQKATGDKPENALADAEGFRMKLLELGEQPELPRLLIRDATLEAIAKVMHGQGGRIGLLASEGGLIKVAGGLYGSNGKANTDLLLEAYTGSPYTIDRTGRSSARMSTTFLSVGLIIQPGVLAGLEKKNPEFRENGLLGRFLFARPAPTEEDTFDSPPVPHGVTDAYAKRIRSLIERVWNREEVLALDLDQDARIMFGEFYNGFAKRRKPGGDLHDVADWAGKFRGQLIRIAGCLTVYENPEATHITRERMASVLAMAPYFIAHAKAVFDLMGADGDGRLGPLRDLLAWLRGRPDPAASFSVRDAWQALKGRKWAGEAEDVTTALGELEDHGWIAFLPPPDRPGVRGRKPSPRFDVHPLIYTKSETTTL from the coding sequence ATGGTGAGCGCCCTCGACCGCGTGCGCGACGCCCTCACGAGCCACGGCTCCCGCAGCGACCAGACGGGCCGCTCCTGGCAGTGCCCCGCACACGAGGACCGCAACCCGTCCCTGTCCGTCGGGGCCGGCACCAAGGGCGCCGACGTCGTCCTGCACTGCCACGCCGGATGCGCCAACGAGGACGTCGTCGCGGCCCTCGGCCTCACCCTCGCCGACCTGTACGACGAGCCCGCACAGAAGAAGGACAGCCGCCCCGTGAAGGTCGCCGAGTACCCGTACTGCGACGAGAACGGCGAGCTGCTGTACAAGGTCGCCCGCTACACGCCGAAGACGTTCCGCCAGTTCGCCGCCGACGGCACCCCGAGCGTCAAGGGCATCCGCCGCGTCCCGTACCGGCTGCCCGCCGTACTCGCCGAGGCCCGCGCCGGCGGCCTGGTCCTGATCGTCGAGGGCGAGAAGGACGTCGACAACCTCGCCACCGCCGGGGTCGTGGCAACCTGCAACGCCGGGGGCGCCGGGAAGTGGACCGACGACCACACCCGGCACCTGCTCGGCGCCGGCGAGATCGTCGTCGTCGCGGACAAGGACGGCCCCGGCCGGGCGCACGCCGCCCAGGTCGCCGAGTCCCTGCAGCGCGCCGGGATCCCGCACCGGGTCGTCGAGCCGGCCGCCGGCAAGGACGTCTCCGACCACCTCGCGGCCGGTCTCGGCTTCGCGGAGCTGGTGACCGTGGATCCGCGTCCCACATATCCCACAATCCCGAATCAGTCTCAGCCTGCGGACCCTCATGGCGATTCTGGGATTTCTGGGACGCGATTCGAGGATGACGGGTGGGACGTTCCGATCCCCCTCGATGCCCGGCCGCTGCCGCCGTTTCCCGTCGAGCACCTGGGCGAGCTCGGCGCGTTCGTCACGGCCAACGCCGCCTCCTTGCAGGTCCCGCCCGACCTGGTGGCGTTCGCCGCCCTCGCCACCATCTCGACCGCGACCGGCGGCCGGCGACAGGTGCGAGTCAAGGCGGACTGGCGCGAGTCCCTGGCGCTCTACCTCGCGGCCCTCGCCGACTCCTCCGAGAAGAAGACGCCGGCACTCAACGCCGCTGCCGCCCCCCTGCGGGAGATCGAGGACATCCTGATCGAGGCCGCCCGCCCGCAGGTTGAGGCCATGGCCCAGGAGATCCGGATCACCCAAGGACAGATGGCCAAGGCCGAACAGAAAGCAACCGGGGACAAGCCCGAGAACGCCCTCGCGGACGCCGAGGGCTTCCGCATGAAACTGCTGGAGCTCGGCGAGCAGCCCGAGCTGCCCCGGCTGCTGATCCGCGACGCCACGTTGGAGGCCATCGCCAAGGTGATGCACGGTCAGGGCGGTCGGATCGGACTCCTCGCCTCCGAAGGCGGCCTCATCAAGGTCGCCGGCGGCCTGTACGGCAGCAACGGGAAGGCGAACACCGACCTGCTGTTGGAGGCCTACACGGGCAGCCCGTACACCATCGACCGCACTGGCCGATCGTCGGCGCGCATGTCCACGACGTTCCTGTCCGTCGGGCTGATCATTCAGCCGGGTGTCCTTGCCGGGCTGGAGAAGAAGAACCCGGAGTTCCGCGAGAACGGCTTGCTCGGGCGGTTCCTGTTCGCCCGCCCGGCGCCCACCGAAGAGGACACCTTCGACTCCCCGCCCGTGCCGCACGGCGTCACCGATGCGTACGCCAAGCGCATCCGGTCCCTGATCGAGCGGGTGTGGAACCGCGAGGAAGTGCTCGCCCTCGACCTCGACCAGGACGCGCGGATCATGTTCGGCGAGTTCTACAACGGCTTCGCCAAGCGCCGCAAGCCGGGCGGCGACCTGCACGACGTTGCTGACTGGGCCGGCAAGTTCCGGGGCCAGCTCATCCGGATCGCCGGCTGTCTCACCGTCTACGAGAACCCCGAAGCGACGCACATCACCCGCGAGCGCATGGCCTCGGTGCTGGCCATGGCCCCGTACTTCATCGCGCACGCCAAGGCCGTGTTCGACCTCATGGGAGCCGACGGTGACGGGCGTCTCGGGCCCCTCCGCGACCTCCTCGCCTGGCTGCGCGGACGACCCGACCCGGCCGCTTCGTTCTCCGTCCGCGACGCCTGGCAGGCCCTCAAGGGGCGCAAGTGGGCCGGAGAGGCAGAGGACGTCACCACCGCACTCGGCGAGCTGGAGGACCACGGGTGGATCGCCTTCCTGCCGCCACCCGACCGCCCCGGGGTCCGGGGCCGGAAGCCCTCGCCCAGGTTCGACGTGCACCCGCTGATCTACACCAAGTCCGAGACCACCACCCTGTGA